In Halichondria panicea chromosome 5, odHalPani1.1, whole genome shotgun sequence, the genomic stretch taattatacgaccTCCCACATCTACTTCTCGCAAGTTAAATAGCTAGGGTTTGAACTGTTCTTGAGATGAGGGAGAAACTGCTTACTGTCCTCTTAGTCTACGATGTGCCATTTATGTGGTAAGTAAAGCAATCAGTAGATGAAGTTAcaagtaatagttgtaccTTGGATATTGCGCCCTCGGGGAATAAATAGAACTGCCCTCggtagtacaataacaatacacacgcagatatccatggtacaggtAGCTTGTACTATTAACACCTATTgattagaagctgttatccaacccatttacaactgTCTTTGATCCCTgccgtgcatgcactgtgcacattttgtgtgtgtgtgcttgcacttgacaaaccacatttacaacttcagACACCCGCACATTTTTGTGCTTTCCACAGATTTTGTCTCGGTAGTCTTCTTTAAAAGAGAGAGTCCTTAAAGGGTGGAGGGAGGGCTTCAGGCTGACCACAGCCAATGCAATGACCTTAGGATATATGAATGTACACCCTAGCAGGGCAGTGGCGTAGGAGGgggggggctccaggggctggagcccccccatCTTTCTAGGCTATTAAATAGAGATGACTTATCCAAGCTGCACTATGTCGATAAGCCTTACTCTTTTTTCCATTAAAacctagagccccccccccccccattgagaaattgctttCTATGCCACTGCAGGGTACGTCTATCCCTCTACTAACAGTACAAGCATAACACTCTCCTCTTCAGTGTCGGATTCAGCCAATGCTAGAGTGAATACATTATTGCCAACACCGTCACAAGCGCCAACTCATTCAGCGTCAGATTCAGCCAGTCCTAGCGATATTGCGGTATTGTCAACAGTTACACTATTGAAAATATCAACTCATTCGGTGTCGAGTTCAGTCAGTACTAGCCTGACTGCATTTGTGTCAATTCCTTTAAAGTCCGATTCGGTTAGTTTTTTCAATATTGCAGTTGTGTCAACTCTGCCGCAAATGCCAACTCTGTCGTCAATGAGTCCTAGCGAGACTGCAGTGGTGTCAACTCCATCACAAACTACTTTGGCGTCAAATTCAGTCAGCACTAGTGTGTTGTCAACTCTATCGCAAACCCCATCTCCTTCTGCGTTGAATTCAGTCAGCACTGGTGTATTGTCAACTCCATCACAAATATCGACTCATTTGGCATCAAATTCAGTCAGTACTAGTGTGTTGTCAACTCCATCACAAATTGCAACTCCTTCGAAGTCCAATTTGGTCAGTTCTATTGATATTGCAATTGTGGCAACTACATCGCAAATGCCAACACCTTCATTGAAGTATTCTGTAAGTCCTAGCAATATTGCAACTCTATCACAAACCCCATCTCCTTCTGCGGTGAATTCAGCCAGCACTGGTGTGTTGTCAACTCCATCGCAAACCCCATCTCCTTCTGCGTCGAATTCAGTCAGCACTGGTGTGTTGTCAACTCCATCGCAAACCCCATCTCCTTCTGCGTCGAATTCAGTCAGCACTGGTGTGTTGTCAACTCCATCGCAAACCCCATCTCCTTCTGCGTCGAATTCAGTCAGCACTGGTGTGTTGTCAACTCCATCACAAATTCCAACTCCTTCGAAGTCCAATTTGGTCAGTTCTATTGATATTGGAATTGTGGCAACTACATCGCAAATGCCAACACCTTCATTGAAGTATTCTGTCAGTCCTAGCAATATTGCAACTCCATCGCAAACCCCATCTCCTTCTGCATCGAATTCAGTCAGCACTGGTGTGTTGTCAACTCCATCGCAAACCCCATCTCCTTCTGCGTCGAATTCAGTCAGTACTAGTGTGTTGTCAACTCCATCACAAATTCCAACTCCTTCGAAGTCCAATTTGGTCAGTTCTATTGATATTGCAATTGTGGCAACTACATCGCAAATACCAACACCTTCATTGAAGTATTCTGTCAGTCCTAGCAATATTTCAACTCTATCGCAAATCCCATCTCCTTCTGCGTTGAATTCAGTCAGCACTAGTATGTTGTCAACTCCATCACAAATGCCGACTTCCTCAAAGTTCGTTTTGGTTAGTCCTAACGTGATTGCAGTGGTGTCAACTCCATCCCAAACACTAGTTCAAATAGCAGCAAGTTCTACCACAAGCATGGCCATGATTCAAGGTgccccaataattataatgataataattatgcaatagttatattatgattattattatatatagttgcaACAGCAAACCAAGAAGCAACTAACACAGTTTCAGCAGCTCCATCCCCCACAAGCAATTATGgtaagcattataattattgttagcaCTAAAAATTAGGATTATAGCTATAAGATAAAATTATGCTATCACGATAATTATGGGTCTTAATTTATTCCCCTTCTATACAATAAACAATTCCGTCTGTAGGTGCTGCTGCATGGGATGATGAATAACCTTGTACCTGTTCATATAATGATTATTGTTCCTATTGTTGTCAACGGAttactctatagctatagaactAGTTGATGCATTAATAGTTCATTCGCTTTATTGTTATAAATATAGATACAGTATATAGACTCTCACTATTCCGGCTCCCAGAAGTACGGTCACCTCGATACACCGCCCATTcttttggtttggcacggattgctagctagatgtttcaTTTCAGCTCCTGAAGACTTAGTAGTCAATTCATTTTTGCATAATGTTCAtagtaacacatgcatgcttaatcagatggtgcaaaataacaatttttttatcactgcttgtttcTTTAGAATGAGTGTCTGAATATCGATGCCTTACTCTAGTTTGACTCATAGTAAGGCTACTGCAGTATCTTCataatctttcatagcatcatctgttcgcacaaccTTTTATGacgccatataattatttaaacaCGTATCAAGATGCATGAGTGGACAGACAGAGGTAGTCTATACAAGAATTTAACCATTTCGACGATGTCTCAGACTCTTTCCTTTCCAAGTAGTGTAAACAATTGCTTGCTGGTTGCTTGAAAATTGTTGCATGGTTGCATACAACAGTTGTAGGCAATGAATTTCCTGAAAGTTGCCTGCATGATGTATGTATGGTGGCGGTGGCCTATAGCCTTaagatgtaataattatgcttgtaaaaaaattatgtacgtataatatacgtacataatttttttttatgtcaTTCTCTCTTCTTAGAGTTCGATGGCGGCTGTGAATTAGATCTTGATTTGACCTGGAGTATAGAGTGGCCAAACACACCCAGCGGCTCAACTAGCACACAGCAATGTCCTGGAGGAAACTCTGTCACTGGTAAGGTCAAATTGTACGCAATATAAATGTGTTGAGGCATACATGCGTGTATTTCATACCATATTGACTGGATTGTTAGAGTGTACGTAGGTGTCAGTATTCAATTTCAGTTGGCTACGTCCTGTGAGGATGTTGAAAGACAGCTAAAAGTGTGTCTATTGTCGCGTGCTGTAATACATGTTACATAAACCGGCTTCCACCATGTGGTGTTATAAGTTTGACTTTTTCCTCACTTGTTCACTTGGAATTTTGTAACTCTTTGTTATGCATGGCGCAGGCCAAGCAACAAGGCTCTGTAATAGTGAAGGAGAATGGGAGGATCCGAATGTATTAAGCTGTCAGCAAATGGAGTTTATGGAAATAGAAGTCAAGGTGAgatttaattataatactgcgtgcaattgcataattatatgtaggagtgtaataattatgtggaagggaataattattattaactttataattattttctcagccagagcatgtatatacactccTGCACATACGTATTCTGGATTACCTTTAGAGTagcttacataattatataatatgtaGATATAGCCTTACTCTTTTTCCATTCAAAAAActagaccccccccccccccattgagaaattgcttcctacgccacgtACTGTATACACACTTGTTTTctaatatacatacatgtattctGTTACTGTAGATACACACCTGTTTTtctgtataatatatagacCTCTAACCTTCTGTCTGGCACCCTGGACTCCGCTACTATTGTAGCAAACACGGTAGTGATCACTCAGCAGCTAGCAGTGATCACTGAAGCTAATACCACTCCACTGCTGCTGCCCTCTTCCCTCAACACGACTAATCAAGTGTTGACTGTTGTTATTAATGCCCTGGAACAAGTGGGAAATGATACAGTAACCACAGTAACCAACGAGGTTAATAATTCATAGTTGCAGTAATACTAATTGTTTCGTACATATACAGCTTATTGTGGATGTCTTCAGTAATATCTTGGAGAGAAATAACTCAATAATTTGGATGGCTTTGCAAGAGGTAAATTTCATTCGGGCATAAACTATAAGTTTtagactcgctggccagtCCATCCTAGGGattgggactggtcaactgccaATCATTGAGTTGTTCTAGTGGAATTTTAATTagttgtatgacatcatcttgTGGTTTGTTAAAGTTGCGTAACTATTAAGTGAATGTGGGTTATGTCCCATGGTTTATCTAACACAACATAAGACACAGCCCAACTACAACGAATTACGTGGGTGaaatatgtcacatgacattgcaCTGTGATTGGTTATTACCGATTTCGGTAATGAGAACAACTCGTTGATtggcagttgaccagtcccaatCCCTATAGATTGGACTGGTCAGCGAGTTaacttgtatatatacatgctcGTCCCAGAATACAGGAGGTAGTCAAGTGCTTCTCAGCAACGTGGAGAGGTTTAGTGTACTGGTGGCTCGCTCTCAGAGTGGAAATGACTCAACCGAGCCTGTCAGAATATCAAGGCCCAATATTGGTAAGCTTTGGTTTGTGTGTTATACCGAAAACCACATGCATACGCATAAAtcttgcatacatgcatgcataaagaGTATTATTGATTTCGCTTTAATCTGTTTGACAGCGATTTCTGCTAAGCTGTATGATGGATCTCAAAAGGATGAGCTCAAGAAGAACCTAACATTCCCTCAAGAGGAAGATTTGGCAAACTATTCCTTTTCAGCATTTGTTCCCGCTCAGATAAGTATTCCTTCAGAGTTTCTACAAGAGaggctgagtcagcaaaatgGTAATCGGTAATCGCTATTTCTATACTCTCACATGCAGGCTCCCTCCAATAATTCTACTTTCACAGGCTCCCTCTAATACTAGCTTCTACTATTTCCTCGTAACATTTATTTATTCATTGCATAAAAGTTGCCTGTCTATATGTGCATGATCATAcgatgtatatataggtatctAATAGGGCACTTGAAATTTGtagatgtgcatgcatatataggcCTTCATTCGAGTGAGCATTTGCAGTGCttatttttatacacacaattGACATGCAGGTAGTAGCCTGCCGGTTACGTTCATCCTGCTTCAAAACCTAGAGGCTTTCCTTCCCTCCTCTGCTCGTGGACTAGGTGACAACACTGGAAGTGCTTCAGTGGTAATCTCCTCTCAGGTCGGAGATAGGAGCTTCATTGGTGCATCTGTATCTCTCAAAGAATCTCCGATTCTCTTAAATTTCAGTTTCCAATCTGTCCAAGTAAGTTGCTAGTACTCACATATGCAGAGCCTGAGTGTTACTAACCGTGTAGCCGCATATACTTAACACATATAATATAACCCTGCCATATGCAACTATATTATGGTGGCCATGCTGAGAATGTTCTttgataattatgactcaTAATAGTGTCTCAGCTATACatagcgtataattataagcttattGTCAAGTTCTGCAAGTTAATGCAACTAACCAAATATATTATTGTGCAAGTGCTTTTGGATACGATCGTCATTGGGAACTCATTCATGCAAGTACCGGTATTAACACTAATcaattcatgcatgtatgtacacacatttccgattaatatatatatattcacGGTTGCTTACTTCAGGTTAATAAAAGTACAGTTCAGTATCATTGCGTTTTCTGGAATTTCTCAAATCCGTAAGTGAATTGCTCACTAACAGTATTGCTCTGATTAGCACACACAGTATACTCAGTCTCAAACCTGGCTGCTATAGTAGAATACTTTAtcctagctatataattacgGTCTCAACTATAAGTATACTGGATCATTGAGTACCATGGCATGTATCATTTTTGGTTTTTCCACGCAGTGTTGGAAACGGAGGATGGATTACTGATGGAGTGAACACTGTGGGGAATGCTTCAGATGGAGCAGGCAGGAGTACTGTTAATTGTACAAGTTCTCATCTAACCAGCTTTGCAATACTCTTCACTGCTGTTAGAACGGTACCAAAATGGTTTTTATTGACAATTTTTAGGAGGCCAAAAAGTCTAGTTTCCAAGCCCTTtttgtgtcataattatttacaatCACATGTGATGTTCCACTTACAGGGAAAAAGTTGTAAAAATATCCCTTAAATGTAAAATTTGTATACGATCAACATTCAGAGTGCAGTGCACGGTTAAACCCTATATTATATatgcaatgtgatttctggcCACAGAATGAAACCAGAGGAGATGAATTTGCTCTTGAATTGGTGTCCTATATTGGCTGTGCTATCTCCATCATCAGTCTTCTGCTTGCTGTCATCTTCTATCTTGTTCAAGGGTAAGAAATCATGGACATTTTAATCTGTGGACTATTATGTAGAGTTTCAGTATTGAAAGAggttcagtataattataatagatacCCTTTCCTCAGTAAAAAACTATACGTGCATGTGAGTTGTACTTCTGtgaaataaaattaatgcggTCATGTTCAATGTTTTCTTGCTTTATACAGTAAAATGTAACGTCTCTCCTGCCTTACATTGTAGGAAGACGTTGTTTACTTCTGTCCACAACTTTGTTCATCTGAACCTCTGTATTTCACTGCTTCTATCCTATTCCGTTTTTGTTGCTGGAGTGAGTACTGCCGTCGGCGATACTGTGAGTctaagttgtacatgtatatacagtgataAAAAGCACGAATCAATTGATATTTTGGTTTTGGGTGTACTaatttgtatttgtgtgtacatatataatagggatatctatatatatattgcaaATCTCCCTACCATACTCGTTCAATTCAATTATCTCATTGAATTTCAACAAAATTTTACTATACAGTCATTATTATGTGTTAAAATCgttgcactataataataggtTGGATGTGCGTTTGTTGCTGCTCTACTGCACTACTTGTTCCTGTCCACTTTCTGCTGGAtgttgtgtgagggagtgATGCTCTACCTGATGCTGGTGGTGGTGTTCAGTCAGCTTGCAAAGACATGGTGGTTCTTTCTACTCCTCGGTTATGGTGagtgtaccgtattactggaatattaattttatggatGAAAATCTTTACAAATGTGCCAAATCAGTAAAAAAATGGAcccttttgcgatctaactattgcgttctggcaaggatcgtgtgtatttaccagtactaatttcggttttgcgattttattgagCAACtctcgcaaagtttgcataattatgtttgatacTCACAAAACAATCTAGTAATACGGCTATACCTTGGTATAAAAAGTCACaattcatgaatataattaaaccTCTATAATGAGGGTATAGGCATCAATATTATGGTTACATTCCATTCCAATAAGTGTACGTACGCATGGAgtgtaacatataattatgtcaccactgtaacaactgtaacaccagtcaccactgtaacaactgtaacacatgtcaccactgtaacacatgtaaccactgtaacaactgtaacatctgtcaacattgtaacaactgtaacaattgtaacaactgtaacaactgtaacacttgtcaccactgtaacgctagtcaccactgtaacaactgtaacgtcTGTCagcactgtaacaactgtaacaactgtaacaccagtcacaactgtaacacttgtcaccactgtaacaactgcaacaccagtcacaactgtaacacttgtcaccactgtaacaactgtatcaccagtcacaactgtaacaactgtaacaccagtcacaactgtaacacttgtcaccactgtaacaactgtaacaccagtcacaactgtaacaactgtaacactagtcacaactgtaacaactgtaacgctagtcaccactgtaacaagtgtaacatctgtcaacactgtaacaactgtaacacatgtcaccaatgcaacacatgtcaccactgtaacaactgtaacaccagtcaccactgtaacaactgtagcacttgtcaccactgtaacaactgtaacacatgtcaccaatgcaacacatgtcaccactgtaacgctagtcaccactgtaacaactgtaacacttgtcaccactgtaacaactgtaacacatgtcaccaatgcaacacatgtcaccactgtaacgctagtcaccactgtaacaactgtaacacttgtcaccactgtaacactagtcaccactgtaacaactgtaacacttgtcaccactgtaacgctagtcaccactgtaacaagtgtaacatctgtcaacactgtaacaactgtaacacatgtcaccaatgcaacacatgtcaccactgtaacaactgtaacaccagtcaccactgtaacaactgtaacaccagtcaccactgtaacaactgtaacacttgtcaccactgtaacacatgtcaccactgtaacgctagtcaccactgtaacaactgtaacactagtcacaactgtaacaactgtaacacttgtcaccactgtaacaactgtaacacatgtcaccaatgcaacacatgtcaccactgtaacgctagtcaccactgtaacaaccgtaacacatgtcaccactgtaacaactgtaacatctgtcagcactgtaacaattgtaacaactgtaacaactgtaacaccagtcaccactgtaacaactgtaacgctagtcaccactgtaacaactgtaacacttgtcaccactgtaacactagtcacaactgtaacaactgtaacaccagtcaccactgtaacaactgtaacacttgtcaccactgtaacactagtcacaactgtaacaactgtaacacttgtcaccactgtaacaactgtaacactagtcaccactgtaacaactgtaacaccagtcaccactgtaacaactgtaacacttgtcaccactgtaacactagtcacaactgtaacaactgtaacacttgtcaccactgtaacaactgtaacatgtcaccaatgcaacacatgtcaccactgtaacgctagtcaccaatgcaacacacgtcaccactgtaacaactgtaacaccagccaccactgtaacaccagtcacaactgtaacaactgtagcacttgtcaccactgtaacactagtcacagctataacaactgtaacacatgtcaccactgtaacactagtcacaaatGTAACAACTgtcaactgtaacacatgtcaccaatgcaacacatgtcaccactgtaacaactgtaacactagttaccactgtaacaactgtaacatctgtcaccactgtaacaactgtaacacatgtcaccaatgcaacacatgtcacTACTGTAACACTTTAGTCTGGCACCACTATAGACTATAAGTACTATAAgaactagtgttacagttgttgcatgtgttacagtggtgacaagtgttacagttgtgactagcgttacagatgttacagtggtggcatgttgttacagttgtgactagtgttacagttgttacagtggtgactggtgttacagttgttacagttgtgactagcgttacagttgttacagttgtgacaagtgttacagttgttacagtggtgacaagtgttacagttgttacagtggtgactagcgttacagttgttacagttgtgactagtgttacagttgttagagtggtgactagcgttacagttgttacagttgtgataagtgttacagttgttacagtggtgacaagtgttacagttgttacagtggtgactagcgttacagttgttacagttgtgactagtgttacagttgttacagtggtgactagtgttacagttgttacagtggtgactagcgttacagttgttacagtggtgactagtgttacagttgttacagtggtgacaagtgttacaattgttacagtggtgactagtgttacagtggtgacaagtgttacagttattacagtggtgactagcgttacagttgttacagttgtgacaagtgttacagtcgttacagtggtgacatgtgttacagttgttatagctgtgactagtgttacagtggtgacaagtgttacaattgttacagtggtgactagtgttacagtggtgacaagtgttacagttgttacagtggtgactagcgttacagttgttacagttgtgactagtgttacagttgttacagtggtgacaagtgttacaattgttacagtggtgactagtgttacagtggtgacaagtgttacagttgttacagtggtgactagcgttacagttgttacagttgtgactagtgttacagttgttagagtggtgacaagtgttacagttgttacagtggtgacaagtgttacagtcgttacagtggtgacatgtgttacagttgttatagctgtgactagtgttacagttgtgacatgtgttacagttgttacagtggtgacaagtgttacaattgttacagtggtgactagtgttacagttgtgacatgtgttacagttgttacagctgtgactagtgttatagttgttacagtagtcaagtgttacagttgttacagttatgactagtgttacagtggtgacaagtgttacagttgttacagcggtgactagcgttacagttgttacagtggtgacaagtgttacagttgtgactagtgttacagttgttactgtggtgacaagtgttacagttgttacagttgttacagtggtgacaagtgttaccagttgttacagtggtgactagcgttacagtggtgacaagtgttacagttgttacagttgttacagtggtgacaatagttacagttgttacagttgttacagtggtgagttgtgactagtgttacagtggtgacaagtgttacagttgttacagtggtgataagtgttacagttgttacagtggtgataagtgttacagttgttacagtggtgactggtgttacagttgttgcagttgttacagtggtgattGATGTTACATTAGTTACagtagtgacataattatatgttacacTTAATTATGTGGAATGGAATGTAACCATAATATTGATGTCATTATAGAggcttaattatattcatgaattGTGACTTTTTATACCAAGGTATAGCCAGTAATACCaaggcgtataaaagaagagagggcatgcaactccactatcagtacacgtagctagcagagttcaaatgtgggcggaggaatgtgtgcatttgcataaAGTGCTAGAAATAGAAATttcatttcatgcacagtcatgcacattcaaccgcccacgtttgaactctgctcatataggagttgcatgccctctcttcttttatacgcccttggtaataCGGTATATTTTGAATGCTATACTTTATCAATACAGCCATCATTATTAGCTACAAGCAAGAATCAAACGATCAACCTAATAATGAATTGCTTGCCTCGTAGTGACTCCTATTCCAATAGTTGCTGTAACAGTGGGCATCAGGTGGCAGTACTATGAAACCCTTGATGTGTGAGTTTGCATGGCGTACAAATTGGTGTGTATAAAAGTAATATCCGCTTATATGAGTATCACAGCTATTGCTACGTATGTGCTATTGCCAGTAAATGTATTTAACAAaaaatataaaaattaattcttCAGCTGTTGGTTGCCACTGGCAGATGGAACTATTTTCGGATTCATTGTACCAGTTCTTGTCATTATGTTGGTGAGGAAATATCTATTGTATTcgatattgtgtgtgtgccgagAGGTATCtgtaataaaaattaatattgctaGTATTATATCATTCTATGTTGATGTACTTCTCTTTCTATCTTTTTACAGATTAATTTTGTATTCATTGTCATTGCCCTGAGGGTGATTCTGAAGAACCAGAAAGAAAGAGCTGTAAGGACAGGCAGGAAAGACTCTCAGAGTGGAAAACAGAAAAGTATTGCAAGGTACGTACTTGCTCAGAGTCCATTGTAATTATAGATATAcgtgccatgcatgcatgccgtACGGATATAAAAATGTACCAGGATTTTAGTTCGGGTCAGCTTAatctctatatataattatactggtatGCATGGGCTAATAATAAATCTCTATGaattgtataatattattatgctaattttctaccataataa encodes the following:
- the LOC135336422 gene encoding adhesion G protein-coupled receptor L3-like isoform X2 — protein: MYTPANDVMLTMTSRRYYWYVYPSTNSTSITLSSSVSDSANARVNTLLPTPSQAPTHSASDSASPSDIAVLSTVTLLKISTHSVSSSVSTSLTAFVSIPLKSDSVSFFNIAVVSTLPQMPTLSSMSPSETAVVSTPSQTTLASNSVSTSVLSTLSQTPSPSALNSVSTGVLSTPSQISTHLASNSVSTSVLSTPSQIATPSKSNLVSSIDIAIVATTSQMPTPSLKYSVSPSNIATLSQTPSPSAVNSASTGVLSTPSQTPSPSASNSVSTGVLSTPSQTPSPSASNSVSTGVLSTPSQTPSPSASNSVSTGVLSTPSQIPTPSKSNLVSSIDIGIVATTSQMPTPSLKYSVSPSNIATPSQTPSPSASNSVSTGVLSTPSQTPSPSASNSVSTSVLSTPSQIPTPSKSNLVSSIDIAIVATTSQIPTPSLKYSVSPSNISTLSQIPSPSALNSVSTSMLSTPSQMPTSSKFVLVSPNVIAVVSTPSQTLVQIAASSTTSMAMIQVATANQEATNTVSAAPSPTSNYEFDGGCELDLDLTWSIEWPNTPSGSTSTQQCPGGNSVTGQATRLCNSEGEWEDPNVLSCQQMEFMEIEVKTSNLLSGTLDSATIVANTVVITQQLAVITEANTTPLLLPSSLNTTNQVLTVVINALEQVGNDTVTTVTNELIVDVFSNILERNNSIIWMALQENTGGSQVLLSNVERFSVLVARSQSGNDSTEPVRISRPNIAISAKLYDGSQKDELKKNLTFPQEEDLANYSFSAFVPAQISIPSEFLQERLSQQNGSSLPVTFILLQNLEAFLPSSARGLGDNTGSASVVISSQVGDRSFIGASVSLKESPILLNFSFQSVQVNKSTVQYHCVFWNFSNPVGNGGWITDGVNTVGNASDGAGRSTVNCTSSHLTSFAILFTAVRTNETRGDEFALELVSYIGCAISIISLLLAVIFYLVQGKTLFTSVHNFVHLNLCISLLLSYSVFVAGVSTAVGDTVGCAFVAALLHYLFLSTFCWMLCEGVMLYLMLVVVFSQLAKTWWFFLLLGYVTPIPIVAVTVGIRWQYYETLDVCWLPLADGTIFGFIVPVLVIMLINFVFIVIALRVILKNQKERAVRTGRKDSQSGKQKSIARSILLATVVLLPLLGLTWLFGLLVIVATSPVFDWLFTILNSLQGLAILFFHVIRTDKVWSRIGPHFSSASKWFSTHFGHASRKFRSMTRSSAYTNKSKSISELKDTGLGALRSTLPSDSTLKQVPSSSLSFTNPQSQFHSDPVKEDFALSQEVPMETMDLQEVEDESIHFKFKFKGATVVVYPNAGVSTAEL
- the LOC135336422 gene encoding mucin-3B-like isoform X1 is translated as MWVLRLVCFEALLVGQVFSQELPADACERLTEGNLGTTDLSSTGLVSAAIITTVGDGIVVSTRLIPGSIHIVCEAQHEIRDRYRYTSALFSYVCTTTGNRTLAFCDNSAVITAQLTLSCVDRAWSLTLLGTSASPLTPNPVATASTSLASTCSLCFPPDNTFVNFLQLVVSEVTHCVECDCAVGLGRCFGSEISDQTCCNYFSESSCVENCPLGQVSGTNFVCGYVYPSTNSTSITLSSSVSDSANARVNTLLPTPSQAPTHSASDSASPSDIAVLSTVTLLKISTHSVSSSVSTSLTAFVSIPLKSDSVSFFNIAVVSTLPQMPTLSSMSPSETAVVSTPSQTTLASNSVSTSVLSTLSQTPSPSALNSVSTGVLSTPSQISTHLASNSVSTSVLSTPSQIATPSKSNLVSSIDIAIVATTSQMPTPSLKYSVSPSNIATLSQTPSPSAVNSASTGVLSTPSQTPSPSASNSVSTGVLSTPSQTPSPSASNSVSTGVLSTPSQTPSPSASNSVSTGVLSTPSQIPTPSKSNLVSSIDIGIVATTSQMPTPSLKYSVSPSNIATPSQTPSPSASNSVSTGVLSTPSQTPSPSASNSVSTSVLSTPSQIPTPSKSNLVSSIDIAIVATTSQIPTPSLKYSVSPSNISTLSQIPSPSALNSVSTSMLSTPSQMPTSSKFVLVSPNVIAVVSTPSQTLVQIAASSTTSMAMIQVATANQEATNTVSAAPSPTSNYEFDGGCELDLDLTWSIEWPNTPSGSTSTQQCPGGNSVTGQATRLCNSEGEWEDPNVLSCQQMEFMEIEVKTSNLLSGTLDSATIVANTVVITQQLAVITEANTTPLLLPSSLNTTNQVLTVVINALEQVGNDTVTTVTNELIVDVFSNILERNNSIIWMALQENTGGSQVLLSNVERFSVLVARSQSGNDSTEPVRISRPNIAISAKLYDGSQKDELKKNLTFPQEEDLANYSFSAFVPAQISIPSEFLQERLSQQNGSSLPVTFILLQNLEAFLPSSARGLGDNTGSASVVISSQVGDRSFIGASVSLKESPILLNFSFQSVQVNKSTVQYHCVFWNFSNPVGNGGWITDGVNTVGNASDGAGRSTVNCTSSHLTSFAILFTAVRTNETRGDEFALELVSYIGCAISIISLLLAVIFYLVQGKTLFTSVHNFVHLNLCISLLLSYSVFVAGVSTAVGDTVGCAFVAALLHYLFLSTFCWMLCEGVMLYLMLVVVFSQLAKTWWFFLLLGYVTPIPIVAVTVGIRWQYYETLDVCWLPLADGTIFGFIVPVLVIMLINFVFIVIALRVILKNQKERAVRTGRKDSQSGKQKSIARSILLATVVLLPLLGLTWLFGLLVIVATSPVFDWLFTILNSLQGLAILFFHVIRTDKVWSRIGPHFSSASKWFSTHFGHASRKFRSMTRSSAYTNKSKSISELKDTGLGALRSTLPSDSTLKQVPSSSLSFTNPQSQFHSDPVKEDFALSQEVPMETMDLQEVEDESIHFKFKFKGATVVVYPNAGVSTAEL